Proteins encoded together in one Dermacentor variabilis isolate Ectoservices chromosome 2, ASM5094787v1, whole genome shotgun sequence window:
- the LOC142573251 gene encoding SAP30-binding protein-like, which yields MNSDSSTSKATALASLTETYTDSEGELDSEPETIERKEPSIESTPNSQSGVPLVSYRAEDEDEAVGEDDEAHAESGQVLYVRPESPVSFHRCLQSLGPNGVFLPPEPPGRCAPALQEKIARLYERKVRDGRDMNASIQMRKDFRNPSIYEKLIAYCGIDELGTNYPPETYDPHSWGPDSYYEELSRRQKEEMDKREREKKTKVEFLTGTAKKPEPRKSKWDVGGTQPVLGVARPLAAVPSAILPPPPLASRPTVISAFGTLPKKPAAKP from the coding sequence ATGAACAGCGATTCCTCGACATCGAAAGCGACAGCGTTGGCGTCGCTGACCGAGACGTACACCGATTCGGAAGGCGAACTCGATTCAGAGCCAGAGACCATCGAGCGCAAGGAGCCGAGCATCGAGAGCACGCCGAACTCGCAGAGTGGAGTGCCGCTCGTCTCGTACCGCGCCGAGGACGAGGACGAGGCagtcggcgaggacgacgaagcaCACGCCGAGTCTGGCCAGGTGCTGTACGTACGGCCCGAGTCTCCAGTCTCCTTCCACCGATGCCTGCAGAGCTTGGGGCCGAATGGCGTGTTCCTGCCGCCAGAGCCGCCGGGCCGCTGCGCGCCGGCTCTTCAGGAGAAGATCGCACGCCTCTATGAGCGGAAGGTTCGTGATGGGCGAGACATGAACGCGTCCATCCAGATGCGTAAGGACTTCCGCAACCCGAGTATCTACGAGAAACTGATTGCGTACTGCGGCATCGACGAGCTTGGCACCAACTACCCACCGGAGACGTACGACCCGCACAGCTGGGGCCCGGACTCGTACTACGAGGAACTGTCACGGCGCCAGAAGGAGGAGATGGACAAGCGCGAACGTGAGAAGAAGACCAAGGTGGAGTTCCTCACGGGCACGGCCAAGAAGCCCGAACCGCGCAAGAGTAAATGGGACGTGGGTGGAACGCAGCCCGTGCTGGGCGTCGCGAGGCCCCTTGCGGCCGTCCCTTCTGCCatcctgccgccgccgccgctggcgtCCAGGCCCACTGTCATCTCGGCCTTCGGCACGTTGCCCAAGAAACCCGCCGCCAAGCCCTGA